DNA sequence from the Nevskiales bacterium genome:
CAGAAGCGCCTCGAGGCCATCGCCGCGATGGAGGAACTGGGCGCCGGCTTCATGCTCGCCACCCACGACCTCGAGATCCGCGGCGCGGGCGAGCTCTTGGGCGAGGACCAGAGCGGCCAGATCGAGGAAGTCGGCTTCGAGCTGTACACGCGCCTCTTGGAACGCGCGGTGCGCGCCATCAAATCCGGCAAGCTGCCGACTGCGAACCTGGACGCCGAGCACGAAGCCGAGGTGGATCTGGGCGTCTCCGCCCTGCTGCCGGACAGCTACCTGCCGGACATCCACACGCGCCTGATCCTGTACAAGCGCATCAGCAGCGCGCGCACGGAGGACGAACTGCGCGAGCTGAAGGTGGAGCTGATCGACCGCTTTGGCCTGCTGCCCGAGCCGACCGAAAACCTGTTCCGCGCCGCCGCGCTGCGGCTCAAGGCCAGCGCACTGGGCATCCGCAAGCTCGAGGCCGGCGCGCAGGGCGGGCAGATCGTGTTCAACCCGGAGCCGCGCGTAAACCCGGCCACGATCATCAAGCTGATCCAGCAGCACAAGGACGTGTACAAGCTGGACGGCCCCACCCGCCTGCGCTTCCGCCTGGGCCTGGAGAAGGCCGAGCAGCGCTACAAGATGGCCGAGGATCTGCTGGCGCGACTGGCGATGTAGGAGCGCGCCCTGCGCGCGACTCTGCAGCTGTCATTTCGAGCGTCAGCGAGAAATCCCCCTGGCATTCCCACTCTGCCCGGGCTGGCGAAGTACGTTGAGCGAAACGCGCCATTTCCGCTAGGCTGCAGCCATGCGCATCTGGCGAAGACTGCTCTTGTTTGCCCTGCTCTTGCCGGCGACGGCGGCGGCCGACTACCGCGTGGATCTGATCGTCACCCTCGACCGCAACGCGCCACCCGACGTCGCCATGACCCACGGCCGCCCCGCGCAGCCGCCGCAGGTGAAGGCCGCCGTTGACCTCAGCGACCGCGCCAGCCTGCAGCGCGCCGGCATGAGTCTGCTGCCGGACGCGCAGTTCGGCCTCGACACGGAATGGCGCAAGCTGCGCAACTCGCGTTTCAAACCCATCCTGCGCCTGGCCTGGCGCATCGCCCAGCGCCCCACCGCGACCGCCGTGCGCTTCAAGGATGATTTCCATTACCTCGTGCAACCGCCCGCCGATCCCACCGGCCTGCCCACCGGCCAGCAACCATTCGAATTGCCGCGCCTCGACGGCACGCTGCTGGTGCAGCAGAGCGGCGGCCTGCGCGTGACGCTGGACCTCGACTACCACCTGTCCGTCAACGCCCCGCCGGCCGAACACCCGCGCGCCAGCGCGCCGCTGCCGGTCA
Encoded proteins:
- a CDS encoding CsiV family protein, which gives rise to MRIWRRLLLFALLLPATAAADYRVDLIVTLDRNAPPDVAMTHGRPAQPPQVKAAVDLSDRASLQRAGMSLLPDAQFGLDTEWRKLRNSRFKPILRLAWRIAQRPTATAVRFKDDFHYLVQPPADPTGLPTGQQPFELPRLDGTLLVQQSGGLRVTLDLDYHLSVNAPPAEHPRASAPLPVSAGELARLSLHAEKRVNLGQAQFFDHPLLGVLLKVSTAN